CTAATACATTagtcgtgttttttttttttttttttttagaacaaaGAACTGATAATCGAAACGCACACGGCCTAGTTTGGACCACTTAGCTCCCCCTACTCCAACGGACACGTGATCAGAAAAAGTTATAAATAGAGGTGCTGCGCTCATTTGTTTCTTAGACACACGGGCGCAGTGAGGAGTGACATGGCGTCAACAAGCCGGTGCGTAGCAACTTAGACCAAATAGCAACCATCTGCTTTCTTAATGTTTGGCCCTAATGATGttatttaataagaaaaaaattgagTTGGACATAATGCGAGACGCTGTTGCTGTTCAAAAAACCCAAGTCCCTCTTCGTCGTACCGTTACGTGTACGATATATTGTGCTCGGTAGCAGCTAGTTAGCCTGCTAGCTTGTTAGATGTTGCCAGAAGTCACGGTGTGTACCGCCCTTACATCCTCGTAGCGCTGCCCCAGGGTTCAATAGCTTCAGCTTATTATCATGTTAACATCCCCTCGCATCGTAGacttgttttgctttgtgtaGCTGTTTTGCGTGTAACAGCATGTTAAAGCTAGTGTGCTGTAAAGCTGAAACTTGCGCTAGCATGTGAACTCGGCGACAGTAGTGTTCCTGTCGTttgtaaacaaatgcaaatattttctgtgcagTTTATCTACGTTTTGCCTTTTAATTAACATCAGTCTGCACCGTACACCGAGTGAAGAGACTCTGGCTTTAACTGGACACACTATCTAATTATGTTTTCCTCCACgtttctcttttcttgtgcttttttttttttttttacaaccagCTTACTGTCAACTTTTGGGAAATGTTTGTCTTCGTAGTATGTAAATGTAGGCGAAAGAGTCGAATGTGTACATGCACAGTAATGTAGGTATGTCCCTGATTTGACGCCCACTGATGATATCATCTGTTGTGCTTTTGCAACATCATCATCACGTTTTGGCTTTTGTTGGATATAGTCCAGAATTCAGAAGTATGTCTGTTATTACATCACAATTATAACTGAAGCGATTGGCCGATTAATCAATCAGTCCGTTGGTAGttaattatcattaattatTGTAACTAACTGATTGTTCtgtaaaatatgattttaacCAAATATCCCAAATATTTGCTGATGTCAACTACTTTAATGTGAAATTTGACTGCCCCTGCccttaaaaaaaagtaaactgGAATTTTTGGAGGGAATTtcatagactaaacaattaatagcagataaatcaataattttcttttatgtCTGGATTCACATTCCAGCCTCAGCCAGTTTGGCTCATTAGCTGGACCAGTAGACCCACTGTAGTACAAAGCAGTGGTTTAGTAAGATGTGTTGTGAGTGTTTCTTCTCCGCAACAAACAGGGGAAAGGAAagtgaaaaagcaaaacacatctATGCTAAGTAACATTATGATGTGAATTTACTTTTTCTCCAGGGTATTAGAGATCAATATTAGCTTGGCTgttactttctgtttgttttccagcttGAGCTACTTGATCATTAAACTGtggttttttcttttcctccagcgGAGATGCTCTGGCCCTTCCCAGAGTTCAGTGTCCCAACCACCCTGATGCCATCCTAGTGGAGGACTACAGAGCAGGGGACATGATTTGCCCTGAATGCGGCCTTGTCGTAGGTCAGTATGAACTTTACAGTCAAGTTCATGATTTCCAAAGTatggaaaaacaaatctgcCAGTCACAGCTTACAATGAATGTAATGGTCTGTAATTTGATTCAACCTGCCTTTGGATATTAATCTACAGTGTCTATCTGTCATATTTAGAGTAAAAAAGGTCTTTGCAGTATAAGTGATCTGACACATGAACACGTTATTCAAACCTGTGGCAAGAATATCAAGCATAATATGAAGAATGTGCTTTAATAAATCTGATCATTTATCCTCGAGGCATGAAAGGCACAGATAAAAATCTCTGAACATGTGATTCAGAGTAAGACAAAGCTGTAGGGAACACAGAGTTCTCCTCTAACGAGCCCCCTGAGCATAGACCAGGTCAGACCAGGGAGACGAGAGACGCCTGCCGCTCTCTGATGCAAGCCCCAGCACCCTCTGTTCCTGCTCCCAGAGCTTCGGCTGACTTCTGAGGAGATGAGTGTCACTTTGCTTCTAGATATTAGAGCGACTGATGgatggctaaaaaaaaagagcctAACAGgattaaaatatcacaaatctAATCCTAGACCCTGCTACATGGTGCCAAGAACAGACAGTCATGATAAGTGGAAGAAAATAATGGCCCCCTTCAGACAGAATGTCCTGCCTTTGTCACACCTTCTTACTTTGAGTGAATGATCGGACATTTGTTTAGATCATATTTTCTCATGTATTCCTCCCTcactacacacagacagtgataagaaaatgaagaagaagagagggtaATGGGTAAAATGACTGAGCCAGATTTAGAGCCACAATACAGAGTAACAGCGTGGACGAGCTAGAGAAAGAGCGCGGGAATGACTCAGTATTTACAGCAGTTCAGACTTGGGACAACTGTGGAAATGTGTTTACAGAAGGGAATAGTGCTGATTATTGCACCATCTCCTTCTTAATTATTCCAGAGGGATGTAGTGGAgccagacagaaaacaaagtgactGCAAGTTTATATGTGcacacagtgtttgtctgtgcaggTGATTTGCTGAAAATTCAACAAAATCTGTCACGTTTATCAGCAACCTTGTTTTAATTGTGAAATCGATATCTTCGAGTCTTTGTCATTACTTCACATCTCATGTCTCGATCAGtcaaggaaggaaaagaaaaaagtttcagAGCAGTGGGTGTAGCTGTCAAGACAAAAGAGtgaagaggagacaaagagagaagacTGATGCTGGTTGAAATTGTTTTGAGTTGGTCTGTGTTCGGGGTAATTGAAATAAGCTCAGACATTATATCCAAATATCCAAATCTACCGATTAAAGCTTGTTACGGTGACGGCTGATCTTGTGCCTCTGTTTCCTCCAGATTCAGGTTTCCTGTTcatctcatttattttaattcaacCCTCCAAACGGTTTCTCCTCAGGTGACCGTGTAATCGATGTGGGCTCAGAGTGGAGGACGTTTTCTAATGAGAAAGCCCTTAAAGATCCATCCAGAGTGGGAGACGCCCAGAACCCGCTGCTCAATGGAGGAGACCTAACCACCATGATCAGCAAGGTGAGAGACAGACGTGGCTGGTACTTGGTTGTGTGCATATTGTTTAAAATCAGTTGTTCACAGATGTACGTGTGTTAGCTGATTCTGCTCTGAAACATGTCTGAGCACCATGGTCACAGTAAACCACATCCTCAGAGTTATCACGGCTTCTTGTACAGCCGCAGTGAATGTTAGTAATAAACATCCACTGTTTCCGTCACAGGGAACAGGCGCAGCCAGTTTCGACGAGTTCGGAAACTCGAAGTACCAGAACCGGCGGACCATGAGCAGCTCTGACCGGGCCATGCTCAATGCCTTTAAAGAAATCAGCACCATGGCGGACCGCATCAACCTGCCCAGGAACATCATAGTAAGTCAGATTTATCTGAAGCCttactgttttcctctctgcgTGGTTTCTTTCACACACTACTAGAACCAGGCGTCTCTGCCAGCAATAGAAACTGACTCTGATGGCAGAGATGTTTTAAAGGTCAGCTGACTCAGAGCGAGCAGAGAAACGAAAACCACGCACgtgtggggaaaaaacactgaggaaaggaagaagagaaacgAAAAAGGAAACTTAGATTTATGTGGTAATTATGTAATTCTGTGTTACTCTGTGGTTTATCACTGAAGTGTGTAGACTTACAGTGTGGACTGGAGGTGATAACCACAGTTGATGTGGGACAGTTGTCGCATATGAAGGGGACCAGTCTGGGCTGAAGACGTCTGCAGTTTTGTTCCATTAACTCTTGGGgcaataaaatgtgaaaagataAACAAATAGAGAATATAGAATATGCTGGCCTCCCCTTATACTGAAACATCACAACTTGACTGTTGTCATCTTGTTTTAGTTAGACAATATTAGATTAAGACTGTTTTTTTGATATATCTTAATTATTAGCTTTCATAAAACCTTATTTTGGGTTTATGAAGACAAACTCTGTTAAATCTCTATTAAGGAATAAAACGTAAAACATGGTTTTGAATTTGGGAAGATTGTCGTTAAGACCTTTTCTATAAATACGCCAATAATGTTTTTTGCTCTGCAGGACAGAACAAACAACTTATTCAAGCAAGTTTATGAACAGAAGAGTCTGAAGGGGCGAGCCAACGATGCCATCGCCTCAGCCTGTCTCTACATCGCCTGCAGACAAGAAGGAGTACCAAGAACATTTAAAGGTCAGAATAAATCGCTTCAATTTCAATTGCCGCGTAATTCAAGTTACAGCTGCTCTCGAGGAATTATTAATGGCATAAAATTAGAGCAAACATATATGTACGCCAACAGGTCAccaaaatgttttacagacGAGCAATTTTCACATTTCTAAGAGACTTGATAGACCTTCActtagattaaaaaaatgttattaacAAGAGGATATCAGTGATGCAGAGTTGTACTTTTTTATCCACCCAGTTTACTCATCCTGTGTTGTCTCACTGGTAAAAACGTTTGACAACAAATGCTCTTTGAAATTGCTCTCACCTTTTCCTAGAGGAGGGACACACAAAATCCCTGAAGTGTTTCTCAGTGGGTTTTATTGTATGGTGTGTATTTTGTCGCAGTTCGATTCCTGtccatgttgtttttaaagaatatcCTATTTATAGAAATAAAGGATGCACGattttcacacactctcttctttcatttcatcttcTTTCAAGTCAGGATTGGATAGGAAAATAACTTGATGAAGAGAGCAAACGTTGTTGCTACAGAGACTCACTTTTCTTTCACTTCCTGCCCTCTGCATTTCCTCCACAGAGATCTGCGCAGTTTCCCGTATTTCCAAGAAGGAGATTGGTAGGTGCTTCAAACTGATCCTGAAGGCTCTGGAGACCAGCGTGGACCTCATCACAACCGGAGACTTCATGTCCCGCTTCTGCTCCAACCTCGGCCTGCCCAAGCAGGTGCAGATGGCGGCCACCTTCATCGCCAGGAAGGCCGTGGAGCTCGACCTGGTGCCCGGCAGGAGCCCCATCTCTGTGGCCGCGGCAGCCATTTACATGGCCTCCCAGGCCTCTGCAGAGAAGAAGACCCAGAAAGGTGAGCAATGATGCTGCGGTGGTTCTGTTGATAGTCACATTTAGTGAGGCTGAACAGAACGATCTGTAGGTTCTTTTCACCGTAGAAAGGACCATGTAgcaaaacataacatttcatagAAGTTGTACTTGTTGACTAATACTGTGTATTAATAAAAACTTAAGATACAAACTTAAAACAACaattcattgtgtgtgttcGAAACCATTTATCAATTATCATGTTTTGAATTTTGATGGTGAATTGATTCACAGGTTTTGCCTTTAGGCTTTAAATGTAGCGTTTTTAAGCTCATGTAAACACAACgatgctttttattttgtgcgATTCTTATGTTTTTGACTGCATCATATTCACATGAAAATGAACAGTAGGATAAatgcagagcacacacacagaatattgGCAACTGAAAATTAGTGAAGTGTGAATTCTCTCAAAAGTGGAAGTAGCTGGGTGAAGTCACCCACTCAAGTCAATTGTGTTGACTTTACACCTGTGGTTCAGTCTGATAAAAGGGAAATGGGTAGAGCTGAGAGTCAGTAACATGAACTGAAAAACAAGGTCTTGAGTTATTCATCCTGTTTAAGTGTCTTTGGGCCACTTTGAACAGTGGTGTCCTTTTAGTTCCCGGTGCGATGCTTGTTATTTTCAGAAAATTTCCACCAGTTATCGTTGATGTTGAAAATGCAGATGTTAATAAAATTTACTGCAGGTCAAATATTTAATTCTGCTGCCTCCACAGAAATCGGAGACATTGCTGGTGTTGCAGACGTTACGATCAGACAGTCGTACCGACTCATCTACCCGCGAGCTGCAGAACTTTTCCCTCCAGACTTCAAATTCGACACACCTGTTGACAAGCTGCCCCAGCTGTGAAGAAGACACTGCCTACACAGTCTTgatattttctctgctgtattTACAGGATTgtgctctttttaaaaaaaaaaaatcatatttgtgTTGAATTTGGAAAATTTCTCATCTATGACTTCAAGCCTTTATCAAGGCGCTCTCACAGGAATAAAACGGACACATTCCAGTGCTTAAAGAAACAGCTTGCAGACTGTACTTACAGTATTTCATTTgagtgtatatactgtatcatGTATATATGTCCAAGTGGGAAAGTGTAATTGATGCTTGCAAATTTTAGGCTGGTTTCATACTGTAAACataaaactttgtttttgtagaAAAATGAGCAGGTTCtattttgttagtttgtttgaattgttctaagtaatttaaaaaacaataaaagatttTCATTAAAGCACGGTAATCTGCTCATGGTTTGAATGACCATTTGTTTACATAAAACCTTCGACTTACACACTTTTATAGTTTAAATGTCTTCAAATAAAAGTCCACAACATCTTTGCGAACACATCACGACGTCAGATCAAAGGTCAAATTTTAAATACCCAAAGTAAGCTAAGGATGTGCTCAGTGTTGGAGctacaaataaaagcaaaccCACTATtacaaatgtttaatttgtgcATTCATGATAGGAAACAACGCCTGCAGAAAtgcctttttgttgtttttacactggagtgaacagaaacagtttgatttGAGTATGGGTGTACCATCCATAAAGTTTTCATCTGTTCTGGCGACAACATGCACAAgcaaagaataaaaaaacaaaacaaaaaactttgtACAatctattttcattattaagaAACGTAGATAATTAAAACTATTGATAAAATTAGTGCTTTCAGCTTAattgtgtacatacagtatgtatatataatatacccTGCCCTCCCCTGTAGTGATTCATAACAACAGGTCTGCAACACTTGGGTCAGTTTATATTTAACATGCAAACTGACAGAAAGTCGCCTGCTGGGTTCACTGCTCCAGCTCCAAACATCACAGAACAGTGTGGGGAGCATTTAAAGGGCGTTTTGACAGAGACCTAAAATAACTGAGTTTAATACCTTatcccctcccacccccccaaaaaaataaaataaaataaaattaaaaaaaaaaaaaagaaaaagctcagCACTTGTCTTCTGGATTTTTGCACAACACATCTTTAGTTCATCTGTCATTGGGTTCAGTTTCAGTCCATCAATCAAATGTTCTTTTAACCACTGgagttgttttcatttgctgcttCAAGAAGGACAGGATCAATTTGGTCGTGTAGCTGCAACGCTGTGACTCGCtttagtgttttcacttttcactgagGTAACGAGAAAAATGTTGTCAGGTCCACCGCAACCGTCCGTTCGCTGAGGAATGACGATCCAAAAACAGGAATTAAAATCCaactgaactcagctctgacaaaaataatcaatttaatattgagttttgattttattgcttAAAAAGACACTAATCCTATGTAGAACTGAGTTCAGCTGAATATCAACCTCAAGCTACAGAGCCACTAGAGGGCAtcagagaataataaaaaatactttgttcTGGCCAAAAGGCATCTGTAATTATCATTTCCAATAAGAATCCTCCAAATAAAACTAAGTCCTGATAATTCAGTAAACAGCTTATGTAGCACTGAATGCACCACTGTTTTATATTAGAGTTATTATCATGTGAGTTCTATAGTTACACACATGAGGAAACAAACAGGTGTTAAACTGGGCTGTGGACGATGACTGGGCCCCAACACACAGGGAAATGTAGCGCGAGGACTCTAACTTGATTTGTCAAGTCAAGACGCAGCAGTAGTAGTCAAGATGTTTGTTGCAGTTGACCGTTCAGCGACGATGCTTTGAGCACTTTGAATCCACTGAATGCCAGTCTCAGACATGACGGtggcagaaatgtcaaactttaCAGTGAGATAAATGTCCTTAAGCTGTGGCGAGGGCTTTgcaaataaagaagaaaaaaaacccacaataAAATATACGATTGAATATAATCTGTACAGatcaaaaaaagaagacagtgaCACTGAATAACATGATTACGATCTGTTGCCGTCTTCTCGGAGTTCATATGAAAAACATTCTCAGTGGTCAGACAACGGACACGACTACAACAACGTGTGCAGGAGGATAAAGCatccctcctccttcactctccAACAACAGAgtttcttttgttctctttaaaaaaaagttcttcaTGTGGATTAAAAAATAAGTGGGGGTCCTCAGGAGGTGTCTGAACTTTCTTCTCAATGGCACAGAGTTTTGCCCCAAGGCTCGGGGTGGGTGTGGAGGGGGCCACGTCCACTTCTCCTCCGCAAAATTTTGGGCAGGGGAAGAGAAGAGTTTTAAAAAGATGTGAGCTACAGTCACTGCTGTGCTGGTTggttcacagtgtgtgtgtgtgtgtgtgtgtgtgtgtgtgagagtgtgtgtatgtagaggGGCGTCATGTGAAGCTAACACCAGTCAGCAATGTAATCAAAGTCAGAGAACATGTTCTGCTCCTCAGAGCTCAGCATTCGGGGTTCCCTGGGCGGGGTTAAGATCGGAGCCTCTGAGGTAAATTCATCGTCGAAGTTGCTGACGTCGTTGGCGCCCTGGATGGTCGGCACGAACGGCGGCTTCACCTTCTTGGCCAGCAGCCCGTTCCAATCCATgtgctgcagagaaagagagagggagacagagagggaaacagtcCTGTCACTtgtcttaaaggaatagttcaacattttgagagCTAGATGAAAAAGAAGATAGTACTACCATCTCTGTTAAGCTACAGTGAGCATgtgcttagcttagcataaagactggaaacaggggaaacagctagcctagctctttctgaaggaaaacaaaattccagcacctttaaagctcagtaattaaaatgtgaaactattCCATTAAACACAAATTTACAGAGGTGTAAGTAATCTTTGTTTCTTACCCTGAAGAATAGATGTTTCTTAACCTCCTCTGCGTCCCTTTCTCCTGCTCCCAGACGTCGTTCTGGACTCCTCCTCAAGAGctgagcaaaagaaaaaaaaacaaacaaacaaaaaaacaaaatatagtAAACATGAAACTGATCAA
The DNA window shown above is from Lates calcarifer isolate ASB-BC8 linkage group LG4, TLL_Latcal_v3, whole genome shotgun sequence and carries:
- the gtf2b gene encoding transcription initiation factor IIB, translating into MASTSRGDALALPRVQCPNHPDAILVEDYRAGDMICPECGLVVGDRVIDVGSEWRTFSNEKALKDPSRVGDAQNPLLNGGDLTTMISKGTGAASFDEFGNSKYQNRRTMSSSDRAMLNAFKEISTMADRINLPRNIIDRTNNLFKQVYEQKSLKGRANDAIASACLYIACRQEGVPRTFKEICAVSRISKKEIGRCFKLILKALETSVDLITTGDFMSRFCSNLGLPKQVQMAATFIARKAVELDLVPGRSPISVAAAAIYMASQASAEKKTQKEIGDIAGVADVTIRQSYRLIYPRAAELFPPDFKFDTPVDKLPQL